A window of Ictidomys tridecemlineatus isolate mIctTri1 chromosome 15, mIctTri1.hap1, whole genome shotgun sequence contains these coding sequences:
- the Rps5 gene encoding small ribosomal subunit protein uS7 — translation MTEWETAAPAVAETPDIKLFGKWSTDDVQINDISLQDYIAVKEKYAKYLPHSAGRYAAKRFRKAQCPIVERLTNSMMMHGRNNGKKLMTVRIVKHAFEIIHLLTGENPLQVLVNAIINSGPREDSTRIGRAGTVRRQAVDVSPLRRVNQAIWLLCTGAREAAFRNIKTIAECLADELINAAKGSSNSYAIKKKDELERVAKSNR, via the exons ATGACGGAGTGGGAGACAGCCGCACCTGCAGTTGCAGAGACCCCGGACATCAAGCTCTTCGGGAAGTGGAGCACTGATGATGTGCAGATCAATGACATTTCCCTGCAG GATTACATTGCGGTGAAGGAGAAGTATGCCAAGTACCTGCCCCACAGTGCAGGACGTTATGCTGCCAAGCGCTTCCGCAAAGCACAGTGCCCCATCGTGGAGCGCCTCACTAACTCCATGATGATGCATGGCCGCAACAACGGCAAGAAGCTCATGACTGTGCGCATTGTCAAGCATGCCTTTGAGATCATCCACCTGCTCACTGGTGAG AACCCTCTGCAGGTCCTGGTGAATGCCATCATCAACAGTGGCCCCCGGGAGGATTCAACACGCATTGGGCGAGCTGGCACAGTGAGAAGGCAGGCTGTGGACGTGTCCCCACTGCGCCGTGTGAATCAG GCCATCTGGCTGCTGTGCACAGGGGCCCGTGAGGCGGCCTTCCGGAACATCAAGACGATTGCTGAGTGCCTGGCAGATGAGCTCATTAATGCTGCCAAG GGCTCTTCTAACTCCTATGCCATCAAAAAGAAAGACGAGCTGGAGCGTGTGGCCAAGTCCAACCGCTGA
- the Rnf225 gene encoding RING finger protein 225 translates to MPCPRPPWLRRLRTQSASPSTPGAPSAPHLPGRDEEEDAEEDEGDGSPSSGPILPPASPMECLICVSPFDGVFKLPKRLDCGHIFCLECLARLSLATAGGGDAVACPVCRAPTRLAPRGGLPALPTQPGLLPRDARAPPPHQGSVRFDRRRGLLYLRPPPPPPGPRKSRGARAPPPPPLRLGRPLSRRLTLSSPAWVFNAAVALAVLVAAGLVVSGVYIFFLIPHAASTGPVRPQLVALAPEPGFSWFPPRPTLGPPWTPRPTRPDLDNTLPGTAVGALERESVRKDPAQPDGTLDDPSDRTWQAGEGPGWTPRLRGMRRVWGPR, encoded by the coding sequence ATGCCCTGCCCGCGGCCTCCCTGGCTCCGCCGCCTGCGGACCCAGAGTGCGAGCCCCAGCACGCCAGGCgcgccctctgcaccccacttgCCAGGTAGAGATGAGGAAGAGGACGCAGAGGAGGATGAGGGCGATGGGAGCCCCAGCTCGGGCCCCATCCTGCCCCCCGCGTCTCCCATGGAGTGCCTCATCTGTGTGTCGCCCTTCGACGGTGTGTTCAAGCTGCCCAAGCGCCTGGACTGCGGCCACATCTTCTGCCTCGAGTGCCTGGCGCGCCTGTCGCTGGCCACGGCGGGCGGCGGCGACGCGGTGGCCTGTCCGGTGTGCCGCGCACCCACGCGCCTGGCGCCGCGCGGAGGGCTGCCCGCCTTGCCCACGCAGCCTGGCTTGCTGCCCCGCGACGCGCGCGCGCCGCCACCACACCAGGGCTCCGTGCGCTTCGACCGCCGCCGCGGGCTGCTCTACCTGcggccaccgccgccgccgccggggcCGCGCAAGAGCCGCGGCGCGCGCGCTCCCCCGCCGCCGCCTCTGCGCCTCGGCCGCCCGCTGTCGCGCCGCCTGACGCTGAGCAGCCCGGCCTGGGTCTTCAACGCGGCCGTTGCGCTGGCCGTGCTGGTGGCCGCGGGCCTCGTGGTCTCCGGCGTCTACATCTTCTTCCTCATCCCTCACGCTGCCTCCACCGGCCCCGTGCGGCCGCAGCTGGTGGCTCTGGCCCCTGAGCCCGGCTTCTCCTGGTTTCCGCCGCGACCCACGCTGGGGCCACCCTGGACGCCGCGCCCCACCAGACCTGACCTGGACAACACCCTGCCAGGGACTGCAGTGGGTGCGCTGGAGCGCGAGAGCGTCCGTAAGGACCCAGCCCAGCCAGACGGCACGCTGGACGACCCATCAGACCGCACGTGGCAAGCAGGGGAGGGCCCCGGCTGGACCCCACGACTACGGGGCATGAGGAGGGTGTGGGGACCTCGATGA